A portion of the Gorilla gorilla gorilla isolate KB3781 chromosome X, NHGRI_mGorGor1-v2.1_pri, whole genome shotgun sequence genome contains these proteins:
- the FAM120C gene encoding constitutive coactivator of PPAR-gamma-like protein 2 isoform X3: MGVQGFQEFLEKRCPGAVVPVDLLKLARTVSRQQQQQQHLHRQLPPTAALAPGAPRAARGSVPLQPPLPPAALGAYSGGAGPTRHHHPAHHFHHHGQAQPGLHPPLPPPPPPPLPGARVLVDAGSALPRLYGGYQTDWVCGGQWNAMLGYLSALCQACAYPGGDGLELVVMFPGGLGKDRLAEWGRRCQAERQTAQLIVGHVGNKGTPPPRAWFLPPACLSHCVRLALIRFRVKQAAML; encoded by the exons ATGGGTGTCCAGGGCTTCCAAGAGTTCCTGGAGAAGCGCTGTCCCGGGGCCGTGGTGCCCGTGGACCTCCTAAAACTCGCGCGCACGGTCTCgcgccagcagcagcagcagcagcacttgCACCGCCAGCTGCCGCCGACTGCAGCCCTAGCGCCCGGGGCTCCACGCGCCGCCAGGGGCTCCGTGCCTCTGCAACCGCCGCTTCCGCCCGCTGCCTTGGGTGCCTACTCCGGGGGCGCGGGGCCGACTCGGCACCATCACCCCGCTCACCACTTCCACCATCATGGCCAGGCGCAGCCCGGGCTGCACCctccgctgccgccgccgccgccccctccGCTGCCCGGGGCCCGGGTGCTGGTGGACGCCGGCTCGGCGCTGCCGCGGCTCTATGGCGGCTACCAGACGGATTGGGTGTGTGGCGGCCAATGGAACGCCATGCTGGGCTACTTGTCAGCGCTGTGCCAGGCTTGTGCCTATCCTGGCGGCGACGGCCTGGAGCTCGTGGTCATGTTCCCGGGGGGCCTGGGCAAGGACCGGCTGGCCGAGTGGGGCCGTCGGTGCCAGGCCGAGCGGCAGACAGCGCAACTGATCGTGGGACACGTGGGCAACAAGGGCACCCCTCCACCGCGGGCCTGGTTCCTGCCACCGGCCTGCCTGAGCCACTGCGTGAGGCTAGCACTCATCCGCTTCCGGGTCAAG caagctgccatgttgtga